The following are from one region of the Paenalkalicoccus suaedae genome:
- a CDS encoding class D sortase encodes MRITALIMIVLGLLFMSTPLIKAELDQQKEQALLKEFEELSAIFDQKIREDVYEGPHTEGVPLVKEDETDVIGLLSIDSIELTLPIRLGTTNDILKSGAGLMTESTPLDKRGNSAIAAHRQYKYGVQFNRLNEVRRHDLIEVEQVNGDKRTYQVEHISRVLPDEMHVIKEAPGPSLLTLITCDPMINPTHRLIVQAKEIDY; translated from the coding sequence ATGAGAATAACAGCCCTCATTATGATCGTACTTGGCCTGCTCTTTATGTCGACTCCTCTTATAAAAGCGGAGCTCGATCAACAAAAGGAGCAGGCTTTATTAAAAGAGTTTGAAGAGCTCTCCGCGATTTTTGATCAAAAGATTAGAGAAGATGTTTATGAAGGCCCGCATACAGAGGGCGTTCCACTTGTTAAAGAGGATGAAACGGATGTCATTGGATTACTTTCTATCGATTCTATTGAATTGACCTTGCCTATACGGTTAGGGACTACAAACGATATTCTAAAGAGTGGGGCAGGGTTAATGACAGAATCGACGCCACTAGATAAGCGTGGGAACAGTGCAATAGCGGCTCACAGGCAATACAAATATGGGGTGCAATTTAATCGTTTAAATGAAGTAAGACGTCATGATCTTATTGAGGTAGAGCAAGTAAATGGGGATAAAAGAACGTATCAAGTTGAGCACATTAGCCGAGTATTACCTGACGAAATGCATGTTATTAAAGAAGCGCCGGGTCCATCTTTACTCACGTTAATAACGTGTGATCCGATGATAAACCCGACGCATCGCTTAATTGTTCAAGCAAAAGAGATCGATTATTAG
- a CDS encoding helix-turn-helix domain-containing protein has product MIGERVRKYRQEKGLTMSELADRAGVAKSYLSAIERNIQSNPSISFIEKIAEVLDVDMNQLLNDTASTKKSSASLDAEWQELVELAMNSGISKEEFKDFLEFNKWKMKQN; this is encoded by the coding sequence TTGATAGGAGAACGAGTTCGGAAATATCGCCAAGAGAAGGGCCTCACGATGAGCGAGCTAGCTGATCGGGCCGGAGTAGCAAAATCTTATTTGAGTGCTATTGAACGAAACATTCAGTCTAACCCTTCCATCTCTTTTATTGAGAAGATTGCTGAAGTATTAGACGTTGATATGAATCAGCTCTTAAACGATACAGCTTCCACAAAAAAAAGCTCTGCCTCACTTGATGCAGAGTGGCAGGAGCTAGTGGAGCTCGCAATGAATTCTGGGATTTCTAAGGAAGAATTCAAAGATTTCTTAGAGTTTAACAAATGGAAAATGAAGCAGAACTAA
- a CDS encoding TasA family protein, giving the protein MEMKKKIGVGVLTGMIGLSLVGGGTWAAFNDVEQLSGSFATGELDFTITDRTAGEDGSFVLFEDANLKPGDELHRTITFRNNGSLHIDKLLVHVDEGVFAQDFSSIPNSAELSAAKAEYEGEFGSIEDAFLDQFVITFLESDRAAGNLVNPVTIPGARFSLLDLKEKNYTGKIRSEYITNGDLDLSTTRGLEVGDQDVIKFEIEFENDDERIGSGGGTDRLFKQNVFQGASMNFGLSIEATQDEGFVGTEDGELETRNGLYQGN; this is encoded by the coding sequence ATGGAAATGAAAAAGAAGATTGGCGTTGGGGTATTAACTGGTATGATCGGGCTTTCATTAGTAGGTGGCGGAACATGGGCTGCATTTAACGATGTGGAACAACTCAGTGGATCATTTGCAACTGGTGAGCTTGACTTTACTATTACTGATAGAACGGCAGGCGAGGATGGTAGCTTCGTACTATTTGAGGATGCTAACCTGAAGCCTGGTGACGAACTTCACCGTACGATTACATTCCGAAATAACGGGTCACTTCATATTGATAAACTACTTGTACATGTTGACGAAGGGGTTTTCGCACAAGATTTTAGCTCCATCCCAAATAGTGCAGAACTCTCAGCGGCTAAAGCAGAGTATGAAGGTGAATTCGGTTCGATTGAAGATGCTTTCTTAGACCAGTTCGTTATTACTTTCCTTGAATCAGACAGAGCAGCAGGTAACTTAGTAAACCCTGTTACTATCCCTGGAGCAAGATTCTCCTTACTTGACTTGAAAGAAAAGAACTATACTGGGAAGATTCGTTCTGAGTATATTACGAACGGAGACCTGGATCTTTCCACAACTCGAGGCCTTGAAGTAGGTGACCAGGACGTTATTAAATTCGAAATTGAATTTGAGAACGATGATGAGAGAATTGGAAGTGGCGGTGGAACAGACCGTCTCTTTAAGCAAAACGTCTTCCAAGGTGCTTCTATGAACTTTGGTCTTTCGATTGAAGCAACACAAGATGAAGGATTTGTTGGAACAGAGGATGGAGAGCTAGAAACTCGTAATGGTCTATATCAAGGAAACTAA
- a CDS encoding TasA family protein, which yields MMSYKQKLGVSALTFMLGLTLVSGGTLALFNDVEQVTGEHSTGTLDINVEDLSGATTLSLSSNGIIPGETRDITYRIHNTGSMSISDIAFFLDDCQFVGPSSSGDTGLQVDRDSYLNMLDLKITTKDKNGATEVLTDPTFTLGKLCDNDFSQVSIANKVVINGGSYLNVAPSNHLPSPGDSTHYTDVTFSISFNPPEMTAKETSAEDSIVQTASAKKPPNNEKENGGNNGNSGNNGKDKDKDKDKDKDKDKDKDKDKDKDKDKDTPPEVVITEVDLSASIEVSFSLEAIQHQGVTGKTNSYIQNENRVRLPKSDTSK from the coding sequence ATGATGTCATATAAGCAAAAGCTTGGTGTAAGCGCATTGACTTTTATGCTTGGGTTGACTCTAGTAAGCGGAGGGACTCTCGCATTGTTTAACGATGTCGAACAAGTAACCGGGGAACATAGCACAGGAACCCTCGATATAAATGTGGAGGATTTAAGCGGAGCTACGACACTATCTTTATCCTCTAATGGGATTATCCCAGGAGAAACAAGGGATATCACGTATCGCATTCATAATACAGGTTCTATGTCGATTTCAGATATTGCTTTTTTTCTTGATGATTGTCAATTTGTAGGACCCTCTAGTAGCGGAGATACTGGACTTCAAGTCGATCGCGATTCCTATCTCAATATGCTGGACCTAAAAATTACAACAAAAGATAAAAATGGAGCTACAGAAGTACTAACAGACCCTACTTTTACTTTAGGAAAATTATGTGATAATGATTTCTCTCAGGTGAGTATCGCTAATAAAGTAGTGATTAATGGAGGTTCTTATTTAAATGTAGCACCTTCCAATCATTTACCTAGTCCAGGAGATTCCACTCACTATACAGATGTAACGTTTTCTATCTCATTCAATCCACCTGAAATGACTGCTAAAGAGACGTCGGCAGAGGATAGTATAGTGCAGACGGCTTCAGCAAAAAAACCACCTAATAATGAAAAAGAAAATGGTGGGAACAACGGAAACAGCGGAAATAACGGAAAAGACAAAGACAAAGACAAAGACAAAGACAAAGACAAAGACAAAGACAAAGACAAAGACAAAGACAAAGACAAAGACAAAGACACACCTCCAGAGGTGGTCATCACAGAGGTGGATTTAAGCGCTTCTATAGAAGTATCGTTCTCTCTAGAGGCTATTCAACATCAAGGGGTTACGGGCAAGACGAATTCTTACATTCAAAATGAAAATAGAGTTCGATTGCCTAAAAGCGATACGTCGAAATGA
- the sipW gene encoding signal peptidase I SipW — MVKKGLKLVSKLINTVLIVALLSTASLVLINVFTEGEPEVFGQELKVVYSGSMEPFIQTGAIIGINTMADKEAMQPGDVVMYQSEPGVFVTHRIVELVETGQGTVYRTKGDNNADVDQQLLLPDNIYGLHGNINIPYVGFAMDFANSQMGLVLLLMIPGVIFLFYSGKMLVEGTREIKAHKKQLEEQKLTSESA; from the coding sequence ATACCGTGCTTATCGTAGCGCTTTTATCTACTGCTTCACTAGTCTTAATTAATGTCTTTACAGAGGGCGAGCCAGAAGTGTTTGGTCAAGAGCTTAAAGTCGTTTACTCCGGTTCGATGGAGCCATTTATCCAGACTGGGGCGATCATAGGAATTAACACGATGGCAGATAAAGAGGCCATGCAGCCTGGGGATGTTGTCATGTATCAAAGTGAACCAGGAGTATTTGTTACTCACCGAATCGTTGAGCTAGTTGAGACGGGCCAGGGAACCGTGTATCGAACGAAAGGGGATAACAACGCAGACGTTGACCAACAGCTTTTATTGCCAGATAACATCTATGGTCTACACGGCAATATCAATATTCCTTACGTTGGATTCGCAATGGACTTTGCAAATTCGCAAATGGGATTGGTGCTTCTACTTATGATCCCAGGTGTCATCTTCTTATTCTACTCAGGCAAAATGCTTGTTGAAGGAACGAGAGAGATTAAGGCACACAAAAAGCAACTTGAGGAACAAAAGCTTACTTCAGAGTCAGCTTAA